The Mercurialis annua linkage group LG2, ddMerAnnu1.2, whole genome shotgun sequence genome contains a region encoding:
- the LOC126669731 gene encoding uncharacterized protein LOC126669731 translates to MEDSKMKNAGDGDDPVVEMDEDIFMSLSDIFDESNSLDELMKFVDDSTKVKFIENPYSTTPFNVFQSSSSYVTINGNEETCGSSFSDWESSVMASVDVGGFVNTGKGNECGFGFCEWFQGGGGGAWGFDDVETEAREGVCGGFSEWDFLDYECFVDGGGGIF, encoded by the coding sequence ATGGAGgattcaaaaatgaaaaatgctGGTGATGGTGATGATCCAGTGGTGGAAATGGATGAGGATATTTTTATGAGTTTAAGTGATATTTTTGATGAAAGTAACTCATTAGATGAGTTAATGAAGTTTGTTGATGATTCTACTAAGGTTAAGTTTATTGAAAATCCGTACTCCACGACGCCGTTTAATGTGTTTcagtcttcttcttcttatgttACTATTAACGGTAACGAGGAGACTTGCGGCTCTTCTTTCTCCGACTGGGAGTCTTCCGTTATGGCTAGTGTTGACGTCGGCGGGTTTGTAAATACCGGAAAAGGAAATGAATGTGGGTTTGGGTTTTGTGAGTGGTTCCAAGGCGGCGGAGGCGGCGCGTGGGGTTTTGATGATGTGGAGACGGAGGCGCGTGAAGGAGTTTGTGGGGGTTTTAGTGAGTGGGATTTTCTGGATTACGAGTGTTTTGTGGATGGTGGCGGTGGCATCTTTTGA
- the LOC126669227 gene encoding WD-40 repeat-containing protein MSI4-like, with amino-acid sequence MEPQQQEEQEHVPKKRGRKPKPKEDKDQHHPPEKSSGGKMKEGKKSQQQQHSVDEKYGQWKSLVPVLYDWLANHNLVWPSLSCRWGPHLEQFTYKNRQRLYLSEQTDGSVPNTLVIANCEVVKTRVAAAEHIAQFNEEARSPFVKKYKTIIHPGEVNRIRELPQNSRIVATHTDSPDVLIWDVEAQPNRHAVLGATNSRPDLILTGHQDNAEFALAMCPTEPFVLSGGKDKSVVLWSIQDHITASATDPATAKVQGSGGSIIKRAGDDKSSDSPSVGPRGIYQGHEDTVEDVAFCPSSAQEFCSVGDDSCLILWDARSGSNPSIKVEKAHNADLHCVDWNPHDDNLILTGSADNSIRMFDRRNLTSNGVGTPVYKFEGHKAAVLCVQWSPDKSSVFGSSAEDGLLNIWDYEKIGKKSERPTKVPSSPPGLFFQHAGHRDKVVDFHWNASDPWTIVSVSDDCDTTGGGGTLQIWRMSDLIYRPEDEVLEELEKFKSHVIACASKT; translated from the exons ATGGAGCCTCAACAACAAGAAGAACAAGAACACGTACCGAAAAAGAGAGGCCGAAAACCGAAGCCTAAAGAAGACAAAGATCAACACCACCCGCCGGAGAAGAGTTCCGGTGGCAAAATGAAGGAAGGAAAAAAATCACAGCAGCAGCAACATTCTGTTGATGAAAAATACGGTCAGTGGAAATCTTTAGTTCCTGTTCTGTACGACTGGCTCGCTAATCATAATCTCGTTTGGCCGTCTCTCTCTTGCCG GTGGGGTCCGCATCTCGAGCAATTTACTTACAAGAATCGGCAACGGCTCTACCTCTCCGAGCAG ACTGATGGTAGTGTACCGAATACTTTGGTAATTGCGAATTGTGAAGTTGTGAAGACTAGAGTTGCTGCTGCAGAGCACATTGCTCAG tttaatgAAGAAGCACGCTCTCCGTTTGTTAAGAAGTACAAGACCATCATACATCCTGGAGAG GTGAATAGGATCAGGGAACTCCCTCAGAATAGTAGGATAGTGGCTACCCATACTGACAGCCCTGAT GTTCTCATATGGGATGTTGAAGCACAGCCTAATCGCCATGCTGTTCTCGGAGCTACAAATTCTCGTCCAGATTTG ATTTTAACAGGACACCAGGATAATGCAGAGTTTGCTCTTGCAATGTGCCCAACTGAACCCTTTGTGCTTTCTGGAG GAAAAGACAAGTCAGTGGTTTTGTGGAGTATCCAGGACCATATAACAGCATCAGCCACTGATCCAGCAACAGCTAAAGTCCAAGGATCTGGTGGATCAATCATTAAAAGAGCTGGGGATGACAAATCTTCTGATAGCCCTTCAGTAGGGCCCCGGGGTATTTATCAGGGGCATGAGGACACAGTTGAAGATGTGGCATTCTGCCCATCCAG TGCGCAGGAGTTTTGCAGCGTTGGAGATGATTCTTGCCTTATATTATGGGATGCTCGCAGTGGCTCTAACCCATCAATCAAG GTTGAAAAAGCGCACAATGCTGATCTTCACTGTGTTGATTGGAATCCTCATGATGATAACCTTATCCTAACCGG ATCAGCAGATAATTCTATTCGCATGTTTGATCGACGAAATCTCACTTCTAATGGGGTTGGGACTCCGGTCTATAAATTTGAAGGCCATAAAGCTGCTGTTCTTTGTGTTCAG TGGTCCCCAGACAAGTCATCTGTGTTTGGAAGTTCTGCAGAAGACGGTCTCTTAAACATTTGGGATTATGAGAAG ATTGGTAAGAAGTCAGAGCGCCCAACTAAAGTCCCAAGTTCACCTCCGGGATTGTTTTTCCAGCATGCTGGGCACAG GGATAAAGTTGTCGACTTCCATTGGAACGCGTCTGATCCTTGGACCATTGTTAGCGTGTCAGATGATTGTGATACCACTGGAGGAGGAGGAACATTGCAG ATATGGCGCATGAGTGATTTAATATATAGGCCAGAAGATGAGGTGTTGGAGGAGCTTGAGAAGTTCAAGTCGCATGTTATTGCATGTGCTTCAAAGACTTAA